The sequence CAGTGGCCGCTGCTGCGGCAGCAGGAGCTTGCGCTGTTGTAGCTGCTTTGGCCCTGGCTTGTTTGTGTCTTTCTTCCTCTTCCGTTCTAATAGCCTTTTCGTAGTCTTCAAGTGTTGAAAGCATGTCGTTACTTTTCTGTGCGATTGCAGCAGCTTGCTTGACGCACCCTTCATCCGCAAGGGCTTGGATAACACCATCGACAGCTGTTCTGGCTTGTTGGCCGTTAGTGCTCTTGTTGTTGTACGCATCAGCTAGGCTTTTGATCGTTTGTGGGCTTTTCCTTTGATCGAGCCCGCTTTGGATGTGCAACAACACCCAATAACCGCAGCTGCTAGCGTCCGTTTGTTTTTGAAGGGTTTGGCAGTTTAGTTCTACACCATCGCCCAAGGCAGCTTCTACAGCCTGCTTGTGATTGGGAGTGACTTGCTTAAGCGGGTCATACAGCGTTGCACTTTTAACCACGACCTGGCCATTGCTTTGGTGTTCAAGTTCAATGGCTAGGTTTGTCCAGTGTTGCTTGTCAGACAAGGGGATATAAAACGTGCTACTGCTGCTAGGGGTGCTTTTTTCTTTGAATTGAGATTTTAGTGTTGATAGTCTTTGTTGTAAATTTTCAGTGGTATATTGCGTTTCATTTTGGTGGTTTCTGCCTGCAATGCTCTCTGGGTATAAAAAGTAGACCTTTTTATCTTCAAACTTTAAGATATCAGTTTCACGCAAAGCAAACAAGCTAAAATCAGCCGCGTCTAATTGATGATTTTGTGCTGGGGCTTGGCCTGCAAGTATAAATGAAAGCGTTGAGGTTTTGTGTTCTTGAACTGCATGGGTTAATTCATTAAGAGAACTTAGAAGAGCGGTGGGGTTTAGCTTGTGCTTTTCGACAGCTTCGGCCAACGTGTTGGGTATTTGTTCTATTTTCATGGTAAGCCTTTAGAGTTCGCCTATTATTTTGGTCAATTTTAACCCGTTTTTTATCTTGAATCAATGGCCTTAACGCTAAATAGTTGTCTAGCCCGGGTCGCGCACTGGGGTTTCGAATCCTCGCCGTCCGCCAATTAAAAAACCAATGGCTTTTTTAATTAGACTGGAGCTTTTTCATAAACTTTAGCAATGAAATAACAGTCACATCACGACCCACTGAAAACTCATCATCACCACCATAAAGTACATATTTTTGAGTTGCGCCAACATCATCACATGTTTGGCTGTAATGCTTATCCAATTTAGGTGAGATGCCGTGTTTGATTTCTACCGCCCAAACTTCTGATGAAGGCATCTTAATCACTAAATCAATTTCTGCTCCAGCAGCTGTGCGATAAAAATAAGTTTCAGCACGACGCGGTAATATCGAGTGGATATTCTCAATGACAAATCCTTCCCAGCTTTTACCTAGAACCGGGTTAGAAAGTAAAGCGTTATAACTATCAATGCCCAATAAACGATGTTGAATACCGCTATCACGAATATAATAACGCGGCGATTTAACCAGTCGTTTTTTTACGTTAGCATGCCAAGGTTCCAAACGTCTAACCAGCAAAAGATCCACCAATATATCAATGTAATGACTAACCGTTTTACCATCAATTTCTAAATTGCCTCCTAGTTTGGAGTGGTTTACGGGCTCGCCCTGCAAGTGAGCTAGCATCGTCCATAAACGACGCAACCTATTTGCAGGCACATGGAAACCCATTTGTGGCACATCTCTTTCAAGGTAAGTACGGATCAAATCTTCAAGCCAATCCATCGCCATGTCGTCATCGATAGCCAAATAACTATCTGGAAATCCTCCGCGTAACCAAAGTTTTCGCTGTGCTTTCGAATCACTGTCAAGTTCAAGGATATTCAGGCCACTCATTCCAATGTAGCGAATACGTCCAGCAAGGCTTTCAGAAGCTTGGCGCAATAAATCCATGGAAGCTGATCCAAGCAGTAAAAACTGCCCCGCCTTATGACCTAGCGCTCTATTTTTATCAATTAGTCCCCGTAATACCATGAACAAATCTGGCGTTCGTTGTATCTCATCAAGAATGATTAATTTACCGCTTTGACTGCTTAAAAAGCTGACTGGATCATTAAGCTTCAATAAATCTTCTGGTGATTCTAAATCAAGGTAAATGGAATCTATGTTTTTTGATAGGCTTTTGGCAAGAGTAGTTTTGCCTACTTGACGGGCACCAAGCAAAGCAACCGCAGGTACTTGCGATAGACTTTTTTTAAGTTTTTCTGTCACCCAGCGTATCAACATACCTGGTATAATAGGATATATATTCCGAAATTACAAGGTATAAAAAGAATTTTAATGACTAAGTTATTGATGAGATCAGCGGCGTTAAGCTACAAGCTATTGGAAATTGGTGGAGTTTTTAATTGCAAAAACGCCCTAAATAATCTCACCACTCCATAATTGCTTTAAAAAAGCAAGCCAAGACATAATCTGAATCGATAAACTATCGTTTACTTCTAAAATTCTTTCGCGTCTGTCTTGCGAAACAACAACAGGCTTTGCTTTAGGATGTTCTTCACAGAAACTAATTAAACCCTTCAAATCTTGCCGATGAACTTGCTCACTTATTTTAACTTCGATGGCCACTTTCGCATCACCTAAGATAAAATCTACTTCCAATCCTGTTTTGGTGCGCCAATAAGTGATATCGATACGTTTGCGTGAGTAATCAATATACGCTTTAAGCTCCATTAAAATAAAATGCTCAAAACTTTGGCCTGCAATTTGGCCTTTTAAGCTTATTGGTTTTTGTTTGGCAAGGTAATTTGCAACGCCAACATCAAACAAATAAAATTTAGGTGTTGCTGTAATGATGTCACGTTTTATTTTTTTTCTGTAAGGATATATATGATAACCCAACATGGTATCAATAAGAATTTGGTAATAACCTTGCACAGTGGTTCGATCAACGCCACAATCACGCGCAATATTGTTCGCATTTATCATTTGCCCATTGCAAAAGCCAGCAATATCGAGAAAGCGTGAAAATCCTTTAAGGTTTCTTACTAAAGCTTCATTGCGAATTTCTTCTGTTAAATAAATATCAACATAAGCTTGTAAATAATCATTAATGAATTCTGGCTCTGCATCATAGTGGCAAGGAACTAACCCATATTGAAGGGCTTTTAATAAATCAAAACGCTTAATTTCAGCAAAAGTAAGAGGATACAAATGGTATATCCATGCTCGTCCGCCAAGCAGATTAGTTGCCTGATTCTTTAATTTACGTGCACTCGAGCCACAAAGGATAAATTGCACATTTTTATCCTCTATCAATCTATGCACTTCATTAAGCAAATCAGGCACTTTTTGAATCTCATCGAGAATAACAGGGCGCTTTAATTTATCTTTAGAAAGCGCACTAATTTCTTCGTAAAGTAAATGAGGCTCACGAGTAAAGCGGGTGATTTCATGCGTGCTAAGCAAATCATAATAAATTGAGTCAGGATAATGCTGCCTGAGGTAGCTCGATTTACCTGTCTGCCTTGCACCCCATAAAAAGGTGGATTGCTTCACTGGTAATTTGATTTGCAATTTACGTGTATACATGCCCGTATAGTAATACTAATTGCGAGCCCTATCAACAAATAGTTTTTAATTTCTAGAGGCGCTTTTAATGTTAAGTTAATATTAAATAGTTAATATTGATAAAAAATAGAACAAATGGATATCTTATGCCTCAAACTGCTCCCCAATCTCTTCTTGGAAAAAGACAGGCCAGTGTCGTTGATGGGTTATCTCCTGAGCGGTCCGCGCACCGACTTGCGGGACAGCGAATGCAGGTGTTATCTCTAACTGGGCGATCGAGGATCAAAATAAAGAATCGAGCTGAATTGTTGGCTCATGTGCAAAAATATAAAAATGAATATCGGGTCGATCGAGAGGCATTGTCGCGAACGATTGCTGCTTGTGGTGGTCCTTTGCCGGCATTACAGTTGCTTTTGGAGGCGAAAAACAGGAGGGACGATGATTTTCGTGTTCTTGTTTCATTAGTTGGTTCAACGCTTTCATCCGAGCGACCTATTGAGTCTCTTTTGGCTTTATCACTTAAAACTACCAGGCTTCGAAGGATTTTTTTGCCTTATCTTATAGTAGCATTTCCGCACGTGCCAGGGATGGCCGAAACACATCCTGAGACTAGCGACTCGCCTCGAGAAAATCACTTTGAAACAATTCTAAAAATAACAGCTGATTCGATTAAATTAGATAATTTGATTGATCCTTCTCAGAAAGCGGCGCATTTTTTATCTTGTTTTGCGCATCGTAAACTTCGGTGTGCAGGCAGGGATAGGATTGTGGCATATGCGAAAAGTGTTTTTTCACCTGCGCAGCAAATGACGGGCTTGGAGGTCGTTGCGCTCGATCTGGTGAGATCAATGCCTGCGTTTAATGATTATGTTTCTGCGTTAATGAGTGGTGCTGAGCGCGATCCGGCCGTGTTTGATTTCATGATTCTTCATTCTGGGGAATCTTTATCCGGCTGTTTCTCTTCGTTGCGAAGTAAGGGCTGGTCTAATGCTAATTTAATAGATAATTTTAAAATGGCTTTGTTTAGGTGCAAGAATAAGAGAGGCGGTTTAGTCGCGTTGAAAAAAGCGCTTTATGCGAATTGGCGACAACGTTCGGATGATCACTCTCATTCTGTTGTTCAAATATGGCTTGCATTTGTATCGGAGCTTGATAGTCAAGAATCTTTGCGTGATTTGCCGAAAGTATGGCGTTTCTTCTCTCATAGTAAGGCATTTCTATCTTGGTGCATAGATTTGTGTTTAAAGTCTGTTAAGACTCCTGCTGTGGTAGACGCTTGTTATGAGGCGAGGCGCTCATTTTGTTTGGTGCAGGAAGCGCCCAAAAGGGTTGGGTTACCATTCTTTGAAGTCCCCCTAAACGCGTTGTCTTCTCGCGCTGGCGCTAGTTCTGACTCTAGGCCAAGTTCTGACTCTGACTCTAGTTTTAGTTCTGGCTCTAGTTTTAGTTCTGACTCTGACTTAAGTCATACGTCATTGAGAGGTGCCTCTCCTTTAACTTCGGCTTCGGCTTTTTATGGCGATTCCTTACGTAGCCCTTTGCCGCCCCCTCTTAGGGTGCGTGAGAGTTCTTCTAGGCATGATGAGTTACTGGTTCCACTTCAAGATTACAGATGTTCTTGAGAGAGTTTCCATCTAGTGCTTCTAGCTAACTTCGTTCCATGGGATAACGTAGAGATTTTTGTCTAGCTGGTATTTTTTTTGCACTGGC comes from Gammaproteobacteria bacterium CG11_big_fil_rev_8_21_14_0_20_46_22 and encodes:
- a CDS encoding ATPase, whose translation is MPGMLIRWVTEKLKKSLSQVPAVALLGARQVGKTTLAKSLSKNIDSIYLDLESPEDLLKLNDPVSFLSSQSGKLIILDEIQRTPDLFMVLRGLIDKNRALGHKAGQFLLLGSASMDLLRQASESLAGRIRYIGMSGLNILELDSDSKAQRKLWLRGGFPDSYLAIDDDMAMDWLEDLIRTYLERDVPQMGFHVPANRLRRLWTMLAHLQGEPVNHSKLGGNLEIDGKTVSHYIDILVDLLLVRRLEPWHANVKKRLVKSPRYYIRDSGIQHRLLGIDSYNALLSNPVLGKSWEGFVIENIHSILPRRAETYFYRTAAGAEIDLVIKMPSSEVWAVEIKHGISPKLDKHYSQTCDDVGATQKYVLYGGDDEFSVGRDVTVISLLKFMKKLQSN
- a CDS encoding AAA family ATPase → MYTRKLQIKLPVKQSTFLWGARQTGKSSYLRQHYPDSIYYDLLSTHEITRFTREPHLLYEEISALSKDKLKRPVILDEIQKVPDLLNEVHRLIEDKNVQFILCGSSARKLKNQATNLLGGRAWIYHLYPLTFAEIKRFDLLKALQYGLVPCHYDAEPEFINDYLQAYVDIYLTEEIRNEALVRNLKGFSRFLDIAGFCNGQMINANNIARDCGVDRTTVQGYYQILIDTMLGYHIYPYRKKIKRDIITATPKFYLFDVGVANYLAKQKPISLKGQIAGQSFEHFILMELKAYIDYSRKRIDITYWRTKTGLEVDFILGDAKVAIEVKISEQVHRQDLKGLISFCEEHPKAKPVVVSQDRRERILEVNDSLSIQIMSWLAFLKQLWSGEII